A single region of the Arthrobacter sp. V1I7 genome encodes:
- a CDS encoding cytosine permease, which produces MLDTTENAKDSNRSTKLITFERRHIRPIPLNERHGTTRGLFFVWLGINMLPLTVVTGALGPTLFGLSLGWTITAVVIGNVIGGFGAALHAAQGPQLGIPQMLQARGQFGYFGGSILALIALIMFLGFFASNLVVAAQSFSAAFQSDSINPGIIICAVIALGVAIFGYDLVRKLMGVFSIVVGVLVAISIFVAASNPSTFAGHSDLGFSGAGFFGMLAIGVTWQLAYAPYVSDYSRYMPREGGAKQAFWATYLGLVIGTVLVMVLGALVGLTTTDGDAMAALGGLLGGFGPVVLFAFGIASAVMNSSNIYSGVMCSLTVFETLSSKIRVDTVKRVVMTVIYALLAMLGALLGKDDFLVIFGNFVTILLYVLIPWSAINLVDYFILRKGHYAVDDMFRRDGGIYGRWDRIGLVSYLVGILVQIPFMVTTMYTGPLAEPLAFVDVAWMVGFVVPAIVYGLWKRSAIAKVLMP; this is translated from the coding sequence ATGCTAGACACAACCGAAAACGCTAAAGATTCGAACAGAAGCACGAAGTTGATCACGTTCGAACGCCGCCATATCCGCCCAATTCCGCTAAATGAACGCCACGGCACCACTCGTGGGCTCTTCTTCGTATGGCTCGGAATCAATATGCTGCCGCTCACGGTTGTCACCGGCGCACTGGGACCTACACTGTTCGGCCTATCACTCGGCTGGACCATTACTGCAGTAGTGATCGGTAATGTCATCGGTGGATTCGGGGCCGCCTTGCACGCTGCCCAAGGACCACAGCTCGGAATTCCCCAGATGCTGCAGGCCCGCGGGCAGTTTGGCTACTTTGGCGGGAGCATACTCGCACTCATAGCGCTCATCATGTTTCTCGGCTTCTTCGCTTCAAACCTCGTCGTTGCCGCTCAGAGCTTCTCAGCCGCCTTCCAAAGCGACTCAATCAACCCCGGCATCATCATCTGCGCAGTAATCGCGCTCGGGGTTGCGATCTTTGGCTACGATCTCGTACGCAAGCTCATGGGTGTGTTCTCGATCGTTGTCGGTGTACTCGTCGCGATCTCCATCTTCGTCGCAGCATCAAACCCCTCGACTTTTGCAGGACACAGTGACCTCGGCTTCAGCGGGGCCGGCTTCTTTGGCATGCTCGCCATCGGCGTCACCTGGCAGCTCGCCTACGCGCCGTACGTCTCCGACTACTCGCGGTACATGCCGCGTGAGGGCGGTGCAAAGCAAGCGTTCTGGGCGACCTACCTCGGCCTTGTCATCGGGACCGTACTCGTCATGGTCCTGGGCGCCTTAGTAGGCCTCACCACCACTGACGGTGACGCCATGGCGGCGCTCGGAGGGCTACTGGGTGGATTTGGTCCAGTCGTGCTCTTCGCATTTGGAATCGCCTCAGCAGTGATGAACTCGTCCAACATCTACTCCGGCGTCATGTGCTCACTTACCGTCTTCGAGACTCTCTCGTCGAAGATCCGTGTTGACACAGTCAAGCGGGTCGTCATGACCGTCATTTACGCTCTTCTCGCCATGCTCGGAGCACTGCTAGGTAAAGACGACTTCCTCGTCATCTTCGGTAACTTCGTCACCATCCTGCTGTACGTCCTTATCCCCTGGTCGGCGATAAACCTGGTTGATTACTTCATCCTGCGCAAGGGCCACTACGCAGTGGACGACATGTTCCGCCGCGACGGCGGAATCTACGGGCGCTGGGATCGGATCGGATTGGTGAGCTACCTCGTAGGTATCCTCGTCCAGATCCCGTTTATGGTGACCACAATGTACACAGGGCCTCTCGCGGAACCGCTTGCCTTCGTCGACGTCGCATGGATGGTTGGGTTCGTGGTGCCGGCGATAGTTTACGGCTTGTGGAAGCGCTCCGCGATTGCCAAGGTTCTGATGCCATGA
- a CDS encoding APC family permease, producing MDQPIASTRLAQEQSKHLQKSLGRMDILLLVVAAVISVEVLGQVSGFGGETFTWTLILAITFLIPYGLIFAETGGAFTEEGGVYVWTKMAFGRVVAAIASLLTWVTQPVWVGGAMAFVAVETWSEYVGHVEAGSVGDYIFKIVFIWITVTSAIVSLKHGKWLPSLGAILKVVFLTFFIIVTLVYGLQHGFNGLDLGFFSPTLAGFLGVTPLLLFSFLGFESGNSAAGEMKNPAKDVPISIARSSMIAAASYLLPILAILLVVPLDQITGIGGLFGAVATVYAVFGPAAEAMLAISAVIFCFVLVSQGAAWMIISDRMQAMAAADGSFFGGFFGRFHPKLGTPIRVNTLSGVVATLFMLAAMQVSGTSSALFGVVLTIAISTFLLSYLLAIPAAVKLRSKYPHVERPFKVPVSDAGFRALGAICFVWILLGSWVAIFPGTLDVLFGLEYDFEAIWGVSQFTFEAFALGTLGCILVLGFVGYARGKRVRNAVAHSSEDAHDAGSEDSGALLPRS from the coding sequence ATGGATCAGCCAATAGCGTCAACGCGCCTTGCCCAGGAGCAAAGCAAGCATCTGCAGAAGTCACTCGGCCGCATGGACATTTTGTTGCTGGTGGTCGCGGCCGTCATCTCCGTGGAGGTTCTGGGCCAGGTCTCGGGTTTTGGCGGTGAAACTTTTACGTGGACCCTCATCCTGGCCATCACGTTCCTGATCCCTTACGGACTGATTTTCGCAGAAACGGGCGGGGCGTTTACCGAAGAAGGAGGCGTGTATGTCTGGACGAAAATGGCTTTCGGGCGGGTGGTTGCCGCCATCGCGTCCCTGCTGACTTGGGTGACACAGCCCGTGTGGGTGGGCGGCGCCATGGCATTCGTGGCGGTAGAGACGTGGTCCGAATATGTAGGCCACGTGGAAGCCGGCAGCGTAGGGGACTACATATTCAAGATTGTGTTCATCTGGATCACGGTGACCTCGGCCATCGTCAGCTTGAAGCACGGTAAATGGCTGCCCTCCCTTGGCGCCATTCTCAAGGTCGTGTTCCTGACCTTCTTCATCATCGTCACCCTGGTTTACGGGCTGCAGCACGGTTTCAACGGCTTGGACCTCGGCTTTTTCTCTCCCACGCTTGCGGGTTTCCTGGGCGTCACTCCGCTGCTGCTGTTTTCCTTCCTTGGCTTTGAGTCCGGCAACAGCGCCGCAGGAGAGATGAAAAACCCGGCCAAGGACGTTCCCATCTCCATTGCACGCTCATCCATGATCGCCGCTGCGAGCTACCTCCTTCCGATCCTGGCCATCCTGCTGGTAGTGCCGTTGGACCAGATCACCGGCATCGGCGGCCTTTTCGGGGCCGTGGCCACCGTTTACGCAGTCTTCGGCCCGGCTGCTGAAGCCATGCTCGCCATTTCAGCGGTCATTTTCTGCTTCGTCCTGGTTTCCCAGGGTGCAGCCTGGATGATCATCAGCGACCGCATGCAGGCCATGGCCGCCGCAGACGGCTCGTTCTTCGGAGGGTTCTTTGGCCGCTTCCATCCCAAGCTCGGCACCCCGATCCGTGTCAACACGCTTTCGGGAGTAGTGGCCACGCTGTTCATGCTCGCGGCCATGCAGGTAAGCGGTACCAGCAGTGCGCTCTTCGGCGTTGTTCTAACCATTGCCATCTCCACATTCCTGCTTAGCTACCTTCTGGCAATCCCCGCTGCCGTCAAACTGCGCAGCAAGTACCCGCATGTTGAGCGTCCCTTCAAGGTTCCCGTATCAGACGCCGGTTTCCGCGCCTTGGGTGCCATCTGCTTCGTATGGATCCTGCTCGGCTCGTGGGTCGCAATATTCCCGGGAACGTTGGATGTTCTCTTCGGCCTGGAATACGACTTCGAAGCCATTTGGGGCGTTTCGCAATTCACCTTTGAAGCCTTCGCACTGGGCACCCTCGGCTGCATCCTGGTCCTGGGATTCGTGGGCTATGCCCGCGGTAAGAGGGTCCGTAACGCCGTCGCACACAGCAGCGAGGACGCCCACGATGCAGGCTCCGAAGATAGTGGTGCGCTCCTTCCCCGGAGCTGA
- a CDS encoding NAD(P)/FAD-dependent oxidoreductase: MSSQEVEVLVVGAGQAGIAMSEHLSERGFAHVVLERDRIAERWRSMRWDSLVANGPVWHDRFPGLEFTEHEPGAFASKEQVADYLVAYAEKINAPVRCGVEVKSVRRNVGAPGFEVQTSDGDFKARYVVAATGPFQKPVIPAVVPEAAGIVQMHSSSYRNPGQLPEGAVLVVGAGSSGVQIAAEIQRSGRQVYLSVGPHDRPPRSYRGRDFCWWLGVLGMWDAATPPRGAEHVTIAVSGADGGHTVDFRAIAEDGIKLVGRTEVFENGTMRFAQDLRQNIANGDAHYLQLLDQADAYIEQNGLDLPEEPEARTLRADSESLINPLRELNLAATGVTSIVWATGFVQDFSWLQVDAFDANGRPQHQRGVSSEPGVYFLGLPWQSRRGSSFIWGVWHDAKYVADQISIQRSYLAHNDQDALVPSGAV; this comes from the coding sequence ATGTCCAGCCAAGAGGTTGAGGTCCTTGTCGTAGGGGCCGGTCAGGCCGGCATCGCGATGAGCGAGCACCTGAGTGAACGCGGTTTCGCGCACGTCGTATTGGAACGCGATCGCATCGCCGAGCGTTGGCGCTCGATGCGGTGGGACTCTCTTGTCGCGAACGGGCCGGTTTGGCATGACCGCTTCCCGGGCCTGGAGTTCACCGAGCACGAACCGGGTGCATTCGCCTCGAAGGAACAGGTCGCAGACTACCTCGTCGCCTACGCAGAGAAAATCAACGCACCAGTCCGTTGCGGAGTCGAGGTGAAATCCGTGCGCAGAAACGTGGGCGCACCCGGCTTCGAAGTGCAGACCTCGGACGGGGACTTCAAGGCCCGCTATGTCGTGGCTGCCACAGGCCCGTTCCAGAAGCCCGTCATCCCGGCCGTCGTTCCCGAGGCCGCCGGCATCGTACAAATGCACTCCAGCTCCTACCGCAACCCCGGCCAGTTGCCTGAAGGCGCCGTCCTCGTTGTCGGCGCCGGATCCTCCGGCGTGCAGATCGCAGCCGAAATCCAGAGGTCGGGTCGTCAGGTCTACCTCTCCGTCGGACCGCATGACCGCCCCCCGCGCAGTTACCGCGGAAGGGACTTCTGCTGGTGGCTCGGAGTGCTCGGCATGTGGGACGCTGCCACTCCTCCCCGGGGCGCGGAGCACGTAACCATCGCGGTGAGCGGGGCGGACGGCGGCCACACCGTCGACTTCCGGGCCATTGCCGAAGACGGCATCAAGCTCGTCGGCCGGACCGAAGTCTTCGAGAACGGAACCATGCGCTTTGCCCAGGACCTTCGCCAAAACATCGCGAACGGCGACGCTCACTATCTGCAGCTGCTCGATCAGGCCGACGCGTACATTGAACAAAACGGCCTCGATCTTCCCGAGGAACCGGAGGCCCGCACGCTGCGCGCGGACTCCGAAAGTCTTATCAACCCACTCCGCGAGCTCAACCTCGCCGCAACCGGTGTCACTTCGATTGTCTGGGCAACCGGCTTTGTGCAGGACTTCAGCTGGCTGCAGGTCGACGCCTTCGACGCCAATGGCAGGCCGCAGCATCAACGTGGGGTTTCTTCCGAGCCCGGCGTCTACTTCCTGGGCCTGCCCTGGCAATCACGCCGTGGATCGAGCTTCATTTGGGGCGTCTGGCATGACGCCAAGTATGTTGCTGACCAAATCTCTATTCAGCGGAGCTACCTCGCCCACAACGATCAGGACGCGCTAGTGCCCAGCGGGGCAGTCTGA
- a CDS encoding aspartate ammonia-lyase, with the protein MTDQFSSTDTGARREHDSLGDRDVPAEAYWGISTMRAVENFPVSGRPIGSLRSLLWGLGAVKYAAARANESLGLLEPVKSDAIQRASREVMEGLLDDQFVVDTIQGGAGTSTNMNANEVIANRALELMGHGKGDYTVLHPIDHVNRSQSTNDVYPTAIKIALQRELTEFCSEHTRLSEAFDAKAVEFAGIIKVGRTQLQDAVPMSMGQEFGAFAETLREDRNRLLELLPHLRESNLGATAIGTGITAPPGYREAVIVELNAVTGLQLVSATNLVEATGDTGVFMLVSGVLKRAAVKLSKICNDLRLLSSGPQTGFAEIFLPAVQAGSSIMPGKVNPVIPEMVNQVAFRVVGADATVTMAVEAGQLQLNAFEPVIADALLESIAWLTVACRQLRTHCVDGIKANTQVLQQRMLESISVVTGLAPLIGYAVAAELAKEALASNRGIADLVTERGLLDRQKMEKALSAASMAGLG; encoded by the coding sequence ATGACAGATCAATTTTCGTCGACCGACACCGGCGCCCGGCGGGAGCACGACAGCCTAGGGGACCGGGACGTCCCCGCCGAGGCCTACTGGGGCATCAGCACCATGCGGGCCGTGGAAAACTTCCCCGTCAGCGGACGGCCCATCGGCAGCCTACGTTCCCTGCTGTGGGGACTGGGAGCTGTGAAGTATGCCGCAGCGCGTGCCAACGAAAGCCTCGGCCTCCTGGAACCCGTCAAATCCGACGCTATACAAAGGGCGTCCCGGGAGGTCATGGAGGGGCTCTTGGACGACCAGTTCGTCGTGGATACCATCCAAGGCGGCGCGGGAACCAGTACCAACATGAACGCCAACGAAGTAATCGCCAATCGCGCCCTGGAACTGATGGGCCACGGAAAAGGCGACTACACCGTGCTGCACCCTATTGACCACGTGAACCGGAGTCAGTCCACCAACGACGTTTACCCCACCGCCATCAAGATCGCATTGCAGCGCGAACTTACAGAGTTCTGTTCCGAGCACACCAGGCTCAGCGAAGCCTTTGATGCCAAGGCGGTAGAGTTCGCAGGCATCATCAAGGTAGGGCGAACCCAACTCCAGGATGCAGTACCGATGTCCATGGGCCAGGAATTCGGGGCTTTCGCCGAAACCTTGCGCGAGGACAGGAACCGGCTCCTGGAACTCTTACCGCACCTGCGCGAATCCAACCTTGGCGCCACAGCCATCGGCACCGGCATCACCGCTCCGCCCGGATACCGGGAAGCCGTCATAGTTGAGCTCAACGCAGTCACGGGCCTGCAGCTCGTCTCGGCGACCAACCTGGTGGAGGCCACCGGCGACACCGGCGTCTTCATGCTCGTCTCCGGGGTCCTGAAGAGGGCGGCGGTAAAACTCTCAAAAATCTGCAACGATCTTCGTTTGCTCTCCTCTGGCCCCCAGACCGGGTTCGCGGAGATTTTCCTGCCCGCGGTACAGGCCGGGTCCTCCATCATGCCCGGAAAGGTCAACCCGGTCATCCCCGAAATGGTTAACCAGGTCGCCTTCCGCGTCGTCGGCGCTGACGCGACGGTGACCATGGCTGTGGAGGCCGGCCAGTTGCAGCTCAACGCCTTCGAACCCGTCATAGCTGACGCCCTCCTCGAGTCAATTGCCTGGCTTACAGTCGCCTGCCGGCAACTCCGCACCCACTGCGTCGACGGCATCAAAGCGAACACCCAGGTCCTGCAGCAGCGCATGCTCGAATCGATAAGCGTCGTCACTGGCCTGGCCCCCTTGATCGGCTACGCCGTGGCGGCCGAGCTGGCTAAAGAAGCACTCGCCAGCAACCGGGGCATCGCAGACCTGGTGACTGAACGTGGATTGCTGGACAGGCAGAAGATGGAAAAGGCCCTTTCTGCCGCGTCAATGGCGGGGCTCGGCTAA
- a CDS encoding aldehyde dehydrogenase has translation MITNALDAHPAPTLPKVDGRAYIEGRTDGATGQTFASISPVDGRTVAEVAACTAEDVERAVKAARRSFESGEWSRSSTDHRKACLLNLAELIETNADELSLLETLDMGKPLAQSSSIDIPGTAATFRWYAELIDKISDEVPSTPPGSTALVTREALGVVVAITPWNYPLEIAAWKLAPALAMGNSVVLKPATQSSLTALRLADLAAEAGLPAGVLNVVTGSGAIVGEALARHNDVDALTFTGSTAVAKHLQICAGESNMKRLTLEAGGKSSNLIFADADLPTAAQKAAFGAFYNQGEVCSANSRILVERPVYKEFIELLARASKDYTPGNPLDPQHQGSGALVDTKHADSVMQAIEEASQAGTIYAGGSRLTIEGSDSYIEPTIVTDLPADHHLHRTEVFGPVVTVTPFDAEDEAVALANNTEYGLAASLWTSDFGRAHRVAARLVAGTVSVNTVDALGLTTPFGGFRQSGFGRDLSAHALDNYSALKTTWFQHG, from the coding sequence GTGATCACGAACGCCCTCGACGCTCATCCCGCACCTACCTTGCCTAAAGTTGACGGGAGAGCCTACATTGAAGGCCGCACTGACGGAGCGACCGGTCAGACGTTCGCCAGCATCAGCCCTGTTGACGGCAGGACGGTCGCGGAAGTCGCCGCCTGTACCGCCGAAGACGTCGAAAGGGCAGTGAAGGCTGCCCGTCGCTCATTCGAGTCCGGCGAATGGAGCCGCTCCTCGACCGACCACCGCAAGGCATGCCTTCTGAACTTGGCCGAACTCATCGAAACCAACGCGGACGAGTTGTCCCTGTTGGAAACGTTGGACATGGGAAAGCCGCTCGCGCAATCCTCCTCCATTGACATTCCTGGCACTGCTGCCACATTCCGCTGGTATGCGGAGCTGATCGACAAGATCTCCGATGAGGTTCCGTCGACGCCGCCAGGCTCAACGGCGTTGGTAACGCGCGAGGCGCTAGGGGTAGTAGTAGCCATCACGCCCTGGAACTATCCTCTGGAAATTGCGGCATGGAAACTGGCCCCGGCACTGGCAATGGGCAACAGCGTTGTCCTCAAGCCTGCAACGCAGTCGTCGCTTACGGCTCTGCGTCTAGCGGACCTGGCTGCCGAGGCAGGCCTCCCGGCCGGTGTACTCAACGTAGTCACTGGGTCTGGCGCCATCGTTGGTGAAGCACTGGCACGGCACAATGACGTCGATGCCCTCACCTTCACGGGGTCCACTGCCGTGGCAAAGCACCTGCAGATCTGCGCCGGAGAATCCAATATGAAACGGCTCACACTCGAAGCCGGCGGCAAAAGCTCAAATCTGATCTTCGCCGATGCTGATCTGCCAACCGCCGCGCAGAAGGCAGCATTCGGCGCGTTCTATAACCAAGGAGAAGTATGCTCGGCCAACTCCCGCATCTTGGTGGAACGCCCCGTCTATAAAGAGTTCATCGAACTGCTGGCCAGAGCCAGCAAGGACTACACCCCTGGCAACCCGCTCGACCCCCAGCATCAAGGATCCGGTGCCCTGGTGGATACCAAACACGCGGACTCCGTGATGCAGGCTATCGAGGAAGCCTCTCAGGCTGGAACGATCTACGCGGGAGGTTCACGCCTGACAATTGAGGGTTCAGACTCCTACATCGAGCCGACCATCGTGACGGACCTTCCTGCGGACCACCACCTTCACCGCACCGAAGTATTCGGCCCGGTAGTTACTGTGACTCCGTTTGACGCTGAGGATGAAGCGGTCGCGCTGGCGAACAACACTGAATACGGCTTGGCGGCATCGCTCTGGACTAGTGATTTTGGTCGGGCACATCGCGTGGCAGCCCGCCTTGTGGCCGGCACGGTTTCCGTCAACACAGTCGATGCGCTTGGCCTGACAACCCCCTTCGGAGGCTTCCGCCAGTCCGGGTTCGGTCGCGACCTGTCCGCCCACGCCCTTGATAACTACTCCGCTCTGAAAACCACATGGTTCCAGCACGGTTAG
- a CDS encoding TetR/AcrR family transcriptional regulator, producing MPRLVDHQERRRSIIETTWRLIADQGIENASMRDIARECGYAAPGVLAYYFPNKDALLLASYELICERTNERIAAGTYRRRGLAALRRLCLEIIPAEPLTIVEARVAVSFWERAQTEDALRAVGRDALLHWRGLVMGFLAEAEHDGECAPLADPDAVADELLSVMMGLHVTSMLDPHGITGSRQRQLVERALARLAVVNTDARLG from the coding sequence ATGCCCCGCTTGGTAGACCACCAGGAACGGCGCAGGTCGATCATCGAGACCACATGGCGGCTGATCGCGGACCAGGGCATCGAGAACGCCAGCATGCGGGACATAGCCCGGGAATGCGGATACGCAGCCCCCGGCGTGCTCGCCTATTACTTCCCCAACAAGGACGCCCTGCTACTGGCCTCCTACGAACTGATCTGTGAACGGACCAACGAACGGATCGCCGCCGGTACCTATAGGCGCCGCGGCCTTGCGGCACTGCGCCGCCTCTGCCTGGAAATCATTCCAGCGGAGCCGCTCACTATCGTCGAAGCCCGCGTGGCCGTTTCCTTCTGGGAGCGTGCGCAGACCGAAGATGCCCTGCGCGCCGTAGGTCGGGACGCACTGCTGCACTGGCGGGGTTTGGTGATGGGATTCCTGGCCGAAGCAGAGCACGACGGCGAATGCGCGCCTTTGGCTGATCCCGATGCCGTCGCTGATGAGCTGCTGAGCGTCATGATGGGTCTGCACGTGACCTCCATGCTTGATCCACATGGCATCACCGGCTCCCGGCAACGCCAACTGGTGGAACGTGCATTAGCGCGGCTCGCCGTAGTAAACACCGACGCCCGCCTCGGCTAA
- a CDS encoding DDE-type integrase/transposase/recombinase, producing the protein MDQRQAVTKKKALAYKSADRAGKSRILNELVELTGWHRDYARVALREALVLKIVKPRPGRTPVYGPDLLPPLIRCWAVLRAPAGRLLAPMLPVLVPLLRRDKELAITDDQAALLMRMSAATIDRKLVGERAKLFPRGRSHTKPGTLLKSQIPIRTWAEWDDAVPGFVEIDLVGHEGGNSFGEFCFTLTVTDISTGWTVNRSVRNKAAKWVFEALEHVTAVFPFPIIGIDSDNGSEFINEHLLAYCHAHQITFTRSRPGNKNDGAHVEQKNWARVRELVGYLRYDTAAEREKLNEIWELDRIFTNYLLPQQKLLEKHRHGAKVTKKHDAPATPHQRAIRHEKMRKRPVIRMNAAFRQIKPGALSRQILALTAQLETLARAKQPGAVKPVNRAWNN; encoded by the coding sequence ATGGACCAGCGGCAAGCTGTGACAAAGAAGAAAGCCCTCGCCTATAAGAGCGCCGATCGTGCAGGGAAATCCCGGATCCTGAACGAGCTGGTCGAACTGACCGGTTGGCACCGCGACTATGCCAGGGTCGCCTTGCGGGAGGCCCTGGTCCTGAAAATCGTCAAGCCCAGACCGGGCAGGACGCCGGTCTACGGCCCTGATCTGCTCCCGCCGCTGATCAGGTGCTGGGCGGTGCTGCGGGCTCCTGCCGGCAGGCTGCTGGCCCCGATGCTGCCGGTTCTGGTGCCGCTATTGCGGCGGGACAAGGAGCTTGCGATCACGGATGATCAGGCTGCTTTGCTGATGCGCATGAGCGCGGCGACCATCGACCGGAAACTCGTCGGTGAACGGGCGAAACTTTTCCCGCGGGGCCGGTCACACACCAAGCCCGGCACCCTCCTGAAATCCCAGATCCCGATCCGGACCTGGGCCGAGTGGGACGACGCCGTCCCGGGATTCGTGGAGATCGATCTGGTCGGCCACGAGGGCGGCAACAGCTTCGGGGAATTCTGCTTTACCCTGACAGTGACCGACATTTCCACCGGCTGGACGGTGAATCGGTCCGTGCGGAACAAGGCGGCCAAATGGGTCTTTGAGGCCCTCGAACACGTCACCGCTGTGTTCCCGTTTCCCATCATCGGGATCGATTCGGACAACGGCTCGGAGTTCATCAACGAGCACCTGCTCGCCTACTGCCACGCCCACCAGATCACGTTCACCCGCTCCCGTCCCGGGAACAAGAACGACGGCGCGCACGTGGAGCAGAAGAACTGGGCCAGGGTCCGGGAACTCGTCGGCTACCTCCGCTACGACACCGCCGCGGAACGCGAGAAACTCAACGAGATCTGGGAACTGGACCGGATCTTCACCAACTACCTGCTGCCCCAGCAAAAGCTCCTCGAGAAACACCGGCACGGCGCGAAAGTGACCAAGAAACACGACGCACCTGCCACGCCCCACCAGCGCGCCATCCGGCACGAAAAGATGCGCAAGCGCCCGGTCATTCGGATGAACGCCGCCTTCAGGCAGATCAAACCCGGCGCACTCTCACGCCAGATCCTGGCACTCACAGCGCAGCTCGAAACACTGGCCCGAGCCAAACAGCCGGGCGCGGTCAAACCCGTCAACAGGGCCTGGAACAACTGA
- a CDS encoding primary-amine oxidase, whose amino-acid sequence MTLQTTDFAALAQHPLEQLSAQEIQEARRILSDADLVPDTTRFAYLGLVDPPKAVLRGDAAGADRVVRAMLWDAAKSRSLDVRLSLTTGLVIDRRELDPSVDGQLPVLLEEFGIIEDILANDPQWNASLASRGLTPEQVRVAPLSAGVFEYENETGKRLLRGLGFRQDHPGDHAWAHPIDGLVAFVDVENRQVDHLIDDGPVPVPEVNGNYTEPAIHGELRTDLKPIEITQPEGPSFALEGNHLSWAGWDLRIGFDAREGLVLHQLHHTHNGKRRPVVHRASISEMVVPYGDPSPYRSWQNYFDSGEYLVGRDANSLKLGCDCLGDITYMSPVVADDFGNPRTIENGICIHEEDAGILWKHTDEWAGSNEVRRNRRLVVSFFTTVGNYDYGFYWYLYLDGTIGFEAKATGIVFTAALPDKKYPYASEIAPGLGAPYHQHLFSARLDMMIDGETNRVEELDLVRLRKGPGNPHGNAFTQKRTLLARESEAVRDADRAQGRVWHISNPESLNQLGHPVGYTLFPEGNPTLAMADDSSIASRAAFARHHLWVTRHAEEELYAAGDFVNQHPGGSGLPTYVAQDRDIDGQDLVVWHSFGLTHFPRPEDWPIMPVDTTGFTLKPHGFFDANPTLNVPPSTAGHCVSGSQSAETAHDGTAAGHGTGICGH is encoded by the coding sequence ATGACCCTTCAGACCACTGACTTTGCTGCATTGGCGCAGCACCCTCTTGAGCAGCTCTCGGCCCAGGAAATTCAGGAGGCCCGCCGAATCCTTTCCGATGCGGATCTTGTGCCCGACACGACCCGTTTCGCCTACCTCGGCCTGGTTGACCCACCCAAAGCAGTCCTCCGAGGAGACGCCGCAGGCGCCGACCGTGTAGTCCGCGCCATGCTCTGGGATGCGGCCAAGTCCCGATCCCTTGACGTCCGCCTTTCCCTGACCACCGGCCTCGTCATTGATCGGCGCGAGTTGGACCCCTCCGTTGACGGCCAACTTCCCGTCCTCCTTGAGGAATTCGGGATCATCGAGGACATTCTCGCCAACGATCCGCAGTGGAATGCTTCTCTCGCCTCGCGAGGCCTCACCCCGGAGCAGGTCCGTGTGGCACCGCTGTCAGCAGGGGTGTTCGAATACGAAAATGAGACGGGCAAGCGACTCCTGCGTGGCCTAGGTTTCCGGCAGGACCATCCAGGTGACCACGCTTGGGCGCACCCCATCGACGGTCTGGTGGCGTTCGTGGACGTGGAAAACCGCCAGGTGGACCACCTGATCGACGACGGCCCAGTGCCCGTTCCGGAGGTTAACGGCAACTACACCGAGCCGGCAATCCACGGCGAACTCCGCACAGACCTGAAGCCGATCGAGATCACGCAGCCGGAGGGCCCCAGCTTCGCACTGGAAGGCAACCATCTGTCCTGGGCCGGCTGGGACCTCCGCATAGGCTTTGACGCACGTGAAGGACTGGTGCTCCACCAACTCCACCACACGCACAACGGAAAGCGGCGCCCGGTGGTCCACCGCGCGTCGATCTCCGAAATGGTGGTCCCCTACGGTGATCCATCCCCGTATAGGAGCTGGCAGAACTACTTTGACTCCGGCGAATACCTGGTGGGAAGGGATGCGAACTCGCTCAAGCTTGGCTGTGACTGCCTGGGCGACATCACGTATATGTCCCCCGTGGTTGCCGACGATTTCGGCAACCCGCGCACCATCGAAAACGGCATTTGCATCCATGAGGAGGACGCAGGGATCCTGTGGAAGCACACAGATGAGTGGGCCGGATCCAACGAAGTGCGCCGCAACCGCCGGCTGGTGGTGTCCTTCTTCACCACCGTTGGCAACTACGACTACGGCTTCTACTGGTACCTGTACCTGGACGGCACCATCGGGTTTGAGGCCAAAGCCACAGGCATCGTTTTCACTGCCGCGCTGCCGGACAAGAAGTATCCCTACGCCTCCGAAATAGCCCCAGGCCTTGGCGCCCCATATCACCAGCACCTCTTCAGCGCCCGGCTGGACATGATGATTGACGGCGAAACGAACCGCGTGGAGGAACTGGACCTTGTGCGCCTGCGCAAGGGCCCCGGAAACCCACACGGAAACGCATTCACCCAGAAACGCACACTGCTGGCCCGCGAGTCGGAAGCTGTGCGGGATGCCGACCGCGCCCAGGGCCGCGTATGGCACATCAGCAACCCGGAATCTCTGAACCAGCTCGGCCACCCGGTAGGCTACACGCTCTTTCCGGAGGGTAACCCCACGTTGGCCATGGCGGATGATTCCTCCATCGCTTCCCGGGCCGCTTTCGCCCGGCACCACCTGTGGGTCACCCGGCATGCGGAAGAGGAGCTCTACGCCGCCGGTGACTTCGTCAACCAGCACCCGGGTGGTTCCGGCCTTCCCACCTACGTGGCACAGGACCGCGATATCGACGGCCAAGACCTGGTGGTGTGGCATTCCTTCGGCCTGACACACTTCCCGCGCCCGGAGGATTGGCCGATCATGCCGGTGGACACCACCGGTTTCACCTTGAAGCCGCATGGCTTCTTCGATGCGAACCCCACTTTGAACGTTCCGCCATCCACGGCCGGCCACTGTGTTTCCGGGAGCCAATCGGCCGAGACCGCCCACGACGGCACCGCCGCCGGTCACGGGACCGGCATCTGCGGACACTGA